Proteins co-encoded in one Bacteroidota bacterium genomic window:
- a CDS encoding cytochrome c maturation protein CcmE, with amino-acid sequence MKKIHIVGIIVIAVAIGVIITSLKNTTTYADFNEAMANPDKEFHVVGKLDKEEPLIYDPKINPDEFIFTLIDNKGMEKKVVLHKSKPQDFERSEQIVIIGKMQGEEFHANDILMKCPSKYNDGKPQM; translated from the coding sequence ATGAAAAAGATTCACATTGTTGGAATAATCGTAATTGCCGTAGCCATTGGGGTTATTATTACCTCTTTGAAAAATACGACTACCTATGCCGATTTTAATGAAGCCATGGCTAATCCTGATAAGGAATTTCATGTTGTAGGTAAATTAGATAAAGAAGAGCCTTTGATTTATGACCCAAAAATCAATCCTGATGAATTTATTTTCACCTTAATTGACAATAAAGGCATGGAAAAAAAAGTGGTGCTTCATAAAAGCAAACCGCAGGATTTTGAACGCAGTGAACAAATTGTAATCATTGGTAAGATGCAAGGTGAAGAATTTCACGCCAATGATATTTTAATGAAATGTCCTTCTAAATATAACGACGGTAAACCACAGATGTAA
- a CDS encoding DUF2520 domain-containing protein, with the protein MALKKNKKIRITIIGSGNIAWHIVSHLSFFKRFDITVYNRSVTPRLKQLHKEFKVNIITEWKKVKEDSDVFFICSGDNSIKQVATKIKKLKTKALVLHTSGTTDFKELNGASKNIGVFYPLQTFSFGQSVNWQEVPIFIEASNKKSLDYLSSLARLFSNSVVKLNSANRLKLHLAAVIAGNFSNAMYASAYSFLDKELNKSFFKYLGPLINTTAKKAVFGNPSLVQTGPAARKDKKTLQKHNALLKKHSELKRTYKSISRLIAKQQTNAKL; encoded by the coding sequence GTGGCGCTTAAAAAAAATAAAAAGATAAGAATTACTATCATCGGCAGTGGAAATATTGCCTGGCATATTGTATCGCATTTATCTTTTTTTAAACGTTTCGATATTACAGTTTACAATCGATCTGTAACCCCGCGCCTGAAACAACTTCACAAAGAATTCAAAGTAAACATTATTACTGAGTGGAAAAAAGTGAAAGAAGACAGTGATGTTTTTTTTATCTGTAGTGGTGATAATTCTATTAAACAAGTGGCAACTAAAATAAAAAAGCTTAAAACAAAAGCTTTGGTATTACACACTTCCGGAACCACTGATTTTAAAGAATTAAACGGCGCCTCTAAAAACATTGGCGTTTTTTATCCGTTACAAACTTTTTCATTTGGACAGAGCGTTAACTGGCAGGAAGTTCCCATTTTCATTGAAGCCTCTAATAAAAAATCACTTGATTATTTAAGCAGTTTAGCTCGACTCTTTAGTAACTCTGTGGTGAAGTTAAATTCTGCAAACCGACTTAAACTTCATTTGGCTGCCGTAATAGCAGGAAACTTCAGCAATGCCATGTATGCTTCGGCATATTCTTTTCTCGATAAAGAATTAAACAAATCTTTTTTTAAGTATTTAGGTCCGCTCATTAATACCACAGCAAAAAAGGCTGTTTTCGGAAATCCAAGTTTAGTGCAAACCGGTCCGGCTGCACGAAAAGATAAAAAGACATTACAAAAACATAATGCCCTGTTAAAAAAGCACAGCGAGTTAAAACGCACCTATAAGTCAATCAGTCGTCTCATTGCAAAACAACAAACCAATGCAAAACTTTAA
- the ftcD gene encoding glutamate formimidoyltransferase: MKKLIECVPNFSEGRDLNIIKQITNEIESVEGVKLLNVDPGKATNRTVVTFVGEPEAVINAAFLAIKKAGELIDMSKHKGEHPRMGATDVCPLIPISNISMEETAEYAKKLGKRVGEELKIPVYLYEAAQSDKSRNNLSVIRAGEYEGFFKKIKLPEWKPDFGPAEFDAKRGATVIGARDFLVAYNVNLNTTSTRRANSIAFDVREAGRVLREGNPVTGKIVTNPDGTPKSIPGSLKSVKAIGWFIEEYGVAQISMNLTNINITPVHVAFDEVCKKANERGIRVTGSELVGLIPLKAMLDAGKYFLRKQKRSIGVSEKELIKIAIKSMGLDELAPFKPEERIIEYLLKEKADSKLVSMTLVDFANETASESPAPGGGSISAYVGSLGASLATMVANLSSHKKGWDDRWEEFSNWAEKGNYYKDELIRLVDQDTAAFNMIMTAFGLPKGTDEEKKIRTQAIQDATKFAIEIPFKVMQTTYESMEVIKAMVEMGNPNSVTDAGVGALCARSAVIGAYMNVRINGTGYDDKNFVNDIIAKGKKIEEQTIALEAEILKIVNSKIGI, encoded by the coding sequence ATGAAAAAATTAATTGAATGCGTTCCTAATTTTTCAGAAGGACGCGACTTGAATATCATTAAGCAAATTACCAACGAAATTGAAAGTGTTGAGGGCGTGAAATTATTGAACGTCGATCCGGGTAAAGCTACCAATCGTACGGTGGTAACTTTTGTTGGAGAGCCGGAGGCCGTTATAAACGCGGCGTTTTTGGCAATTAAAAAAGCCGGTGAGTTAATTGATATGAGTAAACACAAAGGCGAACATCCGCGAATGGGCGCCACTGATGTTTGTCCGCTTATTCCTATTAGTAACATCTCCATGGAAGAAACCGCCGAATACGCGAAGAAATTAGGTAAGCGTGTTGGTGAAGAATTGAAAATCCCGGTTTACTTATACGAAGCCGCCCAATCCGATAAAAGCCGCAATAATCTCTCCGTTATACGCGCAGGTGAGTACGAAGGATTTTTCAAGAAAATAAAATTACCGGAGTGGAAACCTGATTTTGGTCCTGCTGAGTTTGATGCCAAGCGCGGTGCTACGGTTATTGGTGCCCGCGATTTTTTAGTGGCGTATAATGTAAATTTAAATACGACTTCTACACGTCGCGCCAATTCAATAGCTTTTGATGTGCGTGAAGCGGGTCGTGTTTTGCGTGAAGGAAATCCGGTTACAGGAAAAATTGTCACAAATCCGGACGGTACGCCTAAATCAATTCCGGGTTCATTGAAAAGTGTGAAGGCCATCGGTTGGTTTATCGAGGAATACGGTGTGGCTCAAATCTCCATGAATCTTACAAACATAAATATTACGCCGGTTCATGTGGCTTTTGACGAAGTGTGTAAAAAAGCGAATGAAAGAGGTATTCGTGTAACAGGTTCTGAGTTGGTGGGATTAATTCCTTTGAAGGCTATGTTAGATGCCGGAAAGTATTTTCTGCGCAAACAAAAGCGTTCTATTGGTGTGAGTGAAAAGGAACTCATTAAAATTGCCATCAAATCAATGGGCTTGGATGAATTAGCGCCTTTTAAACCGGAAGAGCGTATTATTGAATATTTATTAAAGGAGAAGGCCGATAGTAAATTGGTAAGCATGACACTCGTTGATTTTGCCAATGAAACAGCGAGTGAAAGTCCGGCGCCGGGCGGAGGTTCTATTTCTGCTTATGTTGGAAGTTTAGGTGCTTCCTTAGCAACTATGGTAGCTAATTTGAGTTCTCATAAAAAAGGATGGGATGATCGTTGGGAAGAATTCAGTAATTGGGCTGAAAAGGGAAATTACTACAAAGACGAATTAATTCGATTGGTGGATCAGGATACTGCAGCTTTCAATATGATTATGACGGCTTTTGGTTTGCCGAAGGGAACCGATGAAGAAAAGAAGATACGTACTCAGGCAATTCAGGATGCAACAAAATTTGCGATTGAAATTCCGTTTAAAGTCATGCAAACCACATACGAAAGTATGGAGGTTATAAAAGCAATGGTTGAGATGGGGAATCCAAATTCAGTGACGGATGCAGGTGTTGGCGCCTTGTGTGCCCGTAGTGCTGTCATAGGCGCTTACATGAATGTGCGTATTAATGGTACCGGTTATGATGATAAAAATTTCGTAAATGATATCATTGCTAAGGGTAAAAAAATTGAGGAACAAACCATTGCTCTGGAGGCAGAGATTTTAAAAATTGTGAATTCGAAAATTGGCATTTAG
- a CDS encoding CcmD family protein codes for MIKKILFILFTLISVVTNAQESNGPQMADSWREDGKIYVVIAVLSIIFACVIIYLAVIERKLKKLEEELKNKN; via the coding sequence ATGATTAAAAAAATCCTTTTCATACTTTTTACGCTCATTTCTGTTGTAACCAATGCTCAGGAATCTAACGGTCCGCAAATGGCAGACAGCTGGCGTGAAGACGGTAAAATATATGTGGTGATTGCCGTGTTGTCAATTATCTTTGCTTGCGTGATTATTTATTTAGCAGTCATTGAACGAAAACTAAAGAAACTGGAAGAAGAATTAAAGAACAAGAACTAA
- a CDS encoding HAD hydrolase family protein: MQNFKEKLNKITTLMFDVDGVFTDGKVLVMENGEVVRNVFSKDGYAIHLAVQKKYKLVIISGGNNVAIKNLLTRSGIEHIFINQHDKLQCYKDFIYEHNINDEQVMYMGDDLPDYEIMSRVGVAACPNDSATEIKSICSYISPKNGGEGCVRDIIEQVMRVQGQWEIANW, translated from the coding sequence ATGCAAAACTTTAAGGAGAAACTTAATAAAATAACTACTCTGATGTTTGATGTAGATGGCGTATTTACAGATGGCAAAGTATTGGTGATGGAGAACGGTGAAGTAGTACGTAATGTATTTTCAAAAGATGGTTATGCCATACACTTAGCCGTGCAGAAAAAATACAAATTGGTCATTATCTCCGGCGGAAATAATGTAGCCATAAAAAATTTACTTACCCGCTCCGGCATAGAACATATCTTCATAAATCAACACGATAAGCTACAATGTTATAAAGACTTCATCTATGAACATAACATTAACGATGAACAAGTGATGTATATGGGGGATGATTTGCCGGACTATGAGATTATGAGCCGCGTGGGCGTTGCTGCTTGTCCGAATGACTCTGCTACTGAGATTAAATCGATCTGCTCTTACATTTCGCCGAAAAATGGCGGAGAAGGCTGTGTACGCGATATTATCGAACAAGTTATGCGTGTACAAGGCCAATGGGAAATTGCTAACTGGTAA
- the ccsA gene encoding cytochrome c biogenesis protein CcsA — MKNWYKILSVLLILYTIFWGLLGPVPRLDILNETIRNVYYHVPIWFAMLFQMSVSIWFAIKYLLSNNPDDDMKSFNAAKVGFFFSVPGILTGCLWAKYTWGTYWTFQDPKLNGVAIGILIYLAYFILRNSIIDELKKARISSVYNVFAYVMLIVFIMILPRLTDSLHPGNGGNPAFAKYDLDSNMRLVFYPAVIGWIMLSWWILEINNRFSKLKSKQND; from the coding sequence ATGAAAAACTGGTACAAAATACTCTCTGTTCTTCTTATCCTCTACACCATTTTTTGGGGATTGCTCGGACCTGTACCTCGTTTGGATATTCTAAATGAAACTATTCGTAATGTATATTATCACGTTCCAATTTGGTTTGCGATGTTATTCCAAATGAGTGTTTCCATTTGGTTTGCGATTAAATATTTACTGAGTAATAATCCTGATGACGACATGAAGAGTTTCAACGCCGCAAAAGTTGGATTTTTCTTCAGCGTTCCCGGAATATTAACAGGATGTTTATGGGCTAAATACACCTGGGGTACTTACTGGACTTTCCAGGATCCTAAATTAAACGGTGTTGCGATTGGCATTTTAATTTATCTCGCTTATTTCATTTTACGTAATTCTATTATTGACGAATTAAAAAAAGCAAGAATATCATCGGTATATAACGTATTTGCTTATGTGATGCTGATTGTTTTTATCATGATACTCCCCCGATTAACTGATTCGTTACATCCCGGTAACGGAGGTAATCCGGCTTTTGCAAAATATGATTTAGACAGCAACATGCGACTTGTGTTTTATCCTGCAGTAATTGGATGGATTATGCTAAGCTGGTGGATATTGGAGATTAACAATCGCTTTTCAAAATTAAAATCGAAACAAAATGATTAA
- a CDS encoding DNA-3-methyladenine glycosylase I: MCDWPTGDDQMQKYHDTEWGVPVLNDKIHFEYLILDSFQAGLSWKTILHRRKGFKKAFANFNYKKVAAFTKKDVARLMKDDGIIKNKLKVEAAISNAKLFMEVQKEFGSFNRYIWQFVNYKPIINKHKFSYEIPASTPESDKMAADMKKRGFKFCGTTICYAYMQAAGMVNDHLISCPRYNELIKPTKR, from the coding sequence ATGTGTGATTGGCCAACAGGCGACGACCAAATGCAAAAATACCACGATACAGAGTGGGGCGTGCCGGTTTTAAACGATAAAATACATTTCGAATATCTTATTTTGGATAGCTTTCAGGCGGGATTAAGCTGGAAAACTATTTTACACCGCCGTAAAGGATTTAAAAAGGCATTTGCCAACTTCAATTACAAAAAAGTAGCAGCTTTTACTAAAAAGGACGTGGCTCGCTTGATGAAGGATGACGGTATTATTAAAAATAAATTAAAAGTAGAAGCGGCTATTTCCAACGCTAAATTGTTTATGGAAGTGCAAAAGGAATTCGGCTCCTTTAACCGTTACATCTGGCAATTTGTAAACTATAAACCAATTATTAATAAACATAAATTCAGCTATGAAATTCCGGCCTCTACACCGGAGTCGGATAAAATGGCTGCTGATATGAAAAAACGCGGATTTAAATTTTGTGGCACTACCATTTGTTACGCTTATATGCAGGCAGCAGGAATGGTAAACGATCACTTAATTTCTTGTCCACGTTATAACGAACTTATTAAACCAACCAAACGATGA
- a CDS encoding heme exporter protein CcmB: MNLAPINNLIKKEFLLEFRQKASLGGMLVYVAGTVFVSALCFTGKIHTHEWNALFWIILLFASVTISSKSFLKESKGMGLFNYAYYSPRHFILAKIIFNMALMLVVSLFTLFFYIWFVGGAIQNFPLFFVTLVLSSTGFAGVLSLMSAIASKASNNFALMSILSFPVLMPMIMVSIRLSKQAIDGLNWAVSYDFLLILAALNVLVIMLANLLFPYLWND, encoded by the coding sequence ATGAATCTGGCACCTATTAATAACTTAATCAAAAAGGAATTTCTTCTTGAATTCAGGCAAAAAGCGAGTTTGGGAGGGATGCTGGTGTATGTTGCAGGCACTGTGTTTGTAAGTGCATTATGCTTTACAGGTAAGATTCATACACACGAATGGAATGCTTTATTCTGGATCATTTTGTTATTTGCCTCTGTGACGATTAGTTCTAAAAGTTTCTTGAAAGAAAGCAAAGGCATGGGATTATTTAACTATGCTTATTATTCACCAAGACATTTTATACTTGCTAAAATCATTTTTAACATGGCTTTAATGCTTGTTGTCAGCTTGTTTACCCTGTTTTTTTACATTTGGTTCGTGGGTGGAGCGATACAAAACTTCCCATTATTTTTTGTCACGCTGGTATTATCTTCGACCGGTTTTGCGGGTGTATTGAGTTTGATGAGTGCCATTGCGTCTAAAGCCAGTAATAATTTCGCACTCATGAGTATCTTGAGTTTTCCTGTATTAATGCCTATGATAATGGTTTCTATACGCTTAAGTAAGCAGGCCATCGACGGTTTAAACTGGGCGGTGAGTTATGATTTTTTGTTAATATTAGCCGCCTTAAACGTATTGGTAATAATGCTCGCCAATCTATTATTTCCTTATCTTTGGAACGATTAA
- a CDS encoding SpoIIE family protein phosphatase, with protein sequence MNKVWLFSLLFFSLMFSVYSQADQHQIDSLNKIAESTSHDTIKFQALSDLNWLYSRIDPNKAKNVGYRELQLASQLKPVYKAQACNDIAIAFFKLSMFDSSLVYNKKALQIRKTLNRIDLVGSSLAKMGAVYTESGDLKNALSATLEALSIFEKLNDKPKMALLYNNISQLYEKFNQLDMVKVYAEKSLKLCNEVGDDYGAANAKTALASYYIKHNQSKLAFQLLDEVIKTYYQYGDTLTVAAVYNNMGYMHRLLGHTKEGRVYYLKAIELSQRAGDTQGALMYKHNLSNVLMQDGDYGGAEKLSEEILKLTTPDNFQQLLLTYRLMANIKAYLGKGRESEEYQDRFVTLKDSLFTGENASAMAHLQTVYETEKQSLQIQNLEKDKELQDAEIKKRNQAIIAIAVGLALLIVLMIVVLKSYRQNQRAKDLITQQKQHVELQRDKLHVQNVIIEEKKKEILDSINYARRIQEAILPPQEDIHKSFPQSFVYYQPKDIVAGDFYWLYEEENLEEENIAASFNPALLAAADCTGHGVPGAFMSLLGKENLDKSLNVSASPAGILGELNRNIKRALKQNTKEDATRDGMDIALIKKQGNRIWYSGANRPLWIKRKSSNEIEEIRATKTAIGGFTPDNQIFEEHEFEFESGDMLYLFTDGYADQFGGEKQKKLTTKRLKEIFIQISALPLNEQHDYLKNFMSQWKSNTEQVDDILVIGVRV encoded by the coding sequence ATGAATAAGGTATGGCTTTTTTCTTTATTGTTTTTCTCATTGATGTTTTCAGTTTACTCTCAGGCTGACCAGCATCAAATTGATTCTTTAAACAAGATTGCCGAAAGCACTTCTCATGATACCATAAAGTTCCAGGCACTCTCCGATCTTAATTGGTTATACAGTAGAATCGATCCGAATAAGGCAAAGAATGTCGGTTATCGTGAACTGCAATTAGCTTCCCAATTAAAACCTGTTTACAAAGCACAAGCTTGTAACGATATTGCCATCGCTTTTTTTAAGTTGAGTATGTTCGATTCCTCTCTCGTGTATAATAAAAAAGCTTTACAAATACGAAAGACATTAAATCGAATTGATTTGGTGGGTTCTTCCTTGGCAAAAATGGGTGCCGTATATACCGAATCGGGTGATTTGAAGAATGCTTTAAGTGCAACGCTGGAAGCGCTCAGTATTTTTGAAAAGCTGAATGATAAACCAAAAATGGCTTTGTTATATAATAACATTAGTCAGCTCTATGAAAAGTTTAATCAACTCGACATGGTAAAAGTGTATGCGGAAAAATCTTTAAAATTGTGCAACGAGGTAGGTGATGATTATGGTGCAGCAAATGCTAAAACCGCGTTAGCCTCTTATTACATTAAGCACAATCAATCCAAATTAGCCTTTCAATTACTTGATGAAGTAATTAAAACCTATTATCAATACGGTGATACATTAACGGTTGCTGCGGTATATAACAACATGGGGTATATGCATCGTCTCTTAGGTCATACGAAAGAGGGTAGAGTGTATTATCTAAAAGCGATTGAATTGTCGCAACGAGCAGGAGATACACAAGGAGCTTTAATGTATAAGCATAATTTAAGCAATGTGTTAATGCAGGACGGAGATTATGGCGGGGCGGAAAAACTATCAGAAGAGATTCTAAAGTTAACCACACCCGATAACTTTCAGCAATTACTCTTAACATATCGTCTCATGGCAAACATAAAAGCCTATTTGGGAAAGGGAAGAGAATCGGAGGAATACCAGGATAGATTTGTAACACTGAAAGATTCTTTGTTCACAGGAGAAAATGCTTCAGCAATGGCTCATTTGCAAACAGTTTATGAAACCGAAAAGCAAAGTTTACAAATACAGAATTTGGAGAAAGATAAAGAATTGCAGGATGCTGAAATTAAAAAGCGCAATCAGGCCATTATCGCCATCGCTGTTGGATTAGCTTTATTAATTGTATTAATGATTGTGGTACTGAAAAGTTATCGTCAGAATCAGCGCGCGAAGGATTTAATAACCCAGCAAAAGCAACATGTCGAATTGCAACGTGATAAACTGCATGTACAAAATGTAATTATTGAAGAGAAAAAGAAAGAAATTCTCGATTCCATTAATTACGCTCGCCGCATTCAAGAGGCTATCCTTCCGCCTCAAGAGGATATCCATAAAAGCTTCCCTCAAAGTTTCGTTTATTATCAGCCAAAGGATATTGTTGCCGGCGATTTTTATTGGTTGTATGAAGAAGAGAATCTGGAAGAGGAAAACATCGCCGCTTCATTTAATCCTGCTCTTTTAGCCGCCGCCGATTGTACCGGTCATGGGGTTCCGGGTGCGTTTATGAGTTTGCTTGGGAAGGAAAATCTGGATAAGTCGCTGAACGTGTCGGCTTCGCCTGCAGGCATACTCGGCGAATTGAACCGAAACATTAAACGAGCCTTAAAACAAAACACAAAGGAGGATGCCACACGCGACGGAATGGATATTGCGCTTATCAAAAAGCAAGGAAATAGAATTTGGTACAGCGGTGCTAATCGTCCGCTTTGGATTAAAAGAAAAAGCAGCAACGAGATTGAAGAAATCCGCGCGACAAAAACCGCTATTGGAGGATTTACACCCGATAATCAGATTTTTGAGGAACATGAGTTTGAATTTGAAAGTGGAGATATGTTGTATCTGTTTACCGATGGTTATGCCGATCAATTTGGAGGCGAGAAACAAAAGAAACTAACTACCAAGCGACTCAAAGAAATATTCATACAAATAAGCGCACTTCCGCTTAACGAACAACACGACTATCTTAAAAACTTCATGAGCCAATGGAAGAGTAACACTGAGCAGGTGGATGATATTCTGGTGATTGGCGTAAGAGTGTAA
- the ccsA gene encoding cytochrome c biogenesis protein CcsA yields the protein MNELNNIGEHIWIGKIGNGFVVLSFVASLLALIGFYLSTKNKDYLRFARNAFYLHGISVVGIASTLFIMLFSHYYEYQYVYQHSNNEMPMRFIMSCFWEGQEGSFLLWTFWNVVLGLILQRSLKNEWEAPVMAVFSLAQVFLASMIMGIYIGDYKVGSNPFLLLREHPDFINLPFLQIPNYLEKIDGRGLNPLLMNYWMTIHPPTLFLGFSATLPPFAFAIAALWNKKYHDWQSIALPWTFFGILILGVGILMGGAWAYEALNFGGFWAWDPVENSSLVPWLILVGAGHVMIVNKNKGGSLFTTHLLSIGSFLLVLYSTFLTRSGILGDSSVHAFTDLGMQGQLVLYVLTFMLLCVALLIENDLLRVSYILGSLLIAFFSGIYGHKKLALYVWLGSSAFLTVFSYNKYFPKEKDEEELYSREFWIFLGSLVFLLSSLIITYFTSIPVLNKLFGLNKAPVKVADYNLWMTPFAILLLILIAAAQFLKYKKTDSKEFYKKLRFSFIASLIFGLACSIPLYLVKDFSAAEGIDKWNLISYSLLFIVGVFAVLSNSEYWLRVLKGKISKSGASIAHIGFALVLIGALVSISKKQTISKNTSGKKVEGLGKGFDNNRSLFLQQGDTLPLGPYLVSFESKERIGIDVYYKVNYFTPDENGDPKFAFQLIPKIQDNPRMGQAAEPATRHYLDRDVYTVITAADLNVVDPKAKDAYNTPKNYIGHIGDTIFASNAIIVIDSLKTNLTQQEYEKTDSLLEVTAVLKAFNSNGDVFKAYPKYIIRKSMIVPEVDMIEELGLKFSFWKINPEEGSVEITMSEKVNNSKDFIVMEAYIFPYINILWLGCFVMAFGTGISVVERYKKLKSKSEASGA from the coding sequence ATGAACGAATTAAATAACATAGGCGAACATATCTGGATAGGGAAAATCGGAAACGGATTTGTTGTCTTATCTTTTGTTGCCTCTCTTTTAGCACTCATCGGCTTTTACTTATCTACCAAAAACAAGGACTATTTAAGATTTGCACGAAATGCATTTTACTTGCATGGAATTAGCGTAGTTGGAATTGCATCTACACTCTTCATTATGTTGTTTAGTCACTATTATGAATACCAATACGTATACCAACACAGTAATAATGAAATGCCAATGCGTTTTATTATGTCGTGCTTTTGGGAAGGACAAGAAGGCAGCTTTTTATTATGGACATTTTGGAATGTTGTATTAGGACTTATTTTACAACGCTCCCTTAAAAACGAATGGGAAGCACCAGTGATGGCAGTATTTTCTTTGGCGCAGGTTTTCTTAGCCAGTATGATTATGGGTATTTACATCGGCGATTATAAAGTGGGAAGTAATCCGTTTTTATTATTGAGAGAGCATCCTGATTTCATTAATCTACCTTTTCTACAGATTCCGAATTACCTTGAAAAAATTGACGGCCGAGGATTAAATCCACTACTTATGAATTATTGGATGACTATACATCCTCCAACTTTATTCTTAGGTTTTTCTGCTACACTACCTCCGTTTGCATTTGCCATTGCCGCATTATGGAATAAAAAGTATCACGACTGGCAAAGTATTGCTTTACCATGGACCTTCTTCGGGATTTTAATTTTGGGTGTAGGTATCTTGATGGGTGGTGCCTGGGCTTATGAAGCATTAAACTTTGGTGGCTTTTGGGCATGGGATCCGGTAGAAAATTCATCCTTGGTACCATGGTTAATTTTAGTTGGTGCAGGTCACGTGATGATAGTTAATAAAAACAAAGGCGGTTCATTATTCACCACGCATTTACTCTCCATTGGTTCTTTCTTATTGGTACTCTACTCTACGTTCTTGACGCGAAGTGGTATACTTGGAGATTCATCGGTACACGCGTTTACGGATTTAGGCATGCAGGGACAATTAGTCCTTTACGTTTTAACATTTATGTTATTATGCGTTGCTCTGCTTATTGAAAATGATTTATTAAGAGTATCCTATATTCTCGGTTCTTTATTAATCGCTTTCTTCTCGGGAATATACGGTCATAAAAAATTGGCTTTATATGTTTGGTTAGGAAGCAGTGCATTCTTAACCGTATTCAGCTATAACAAATACTTTCCAAAAGAAAAGGACGAAGAAGAATTGTACTCCCGTGAATTTTGGATTTTCCTTGGCTCCTTAGTATTTTTACTTTCATCGTTAATCATCACCTACTTTACGTCTATTCCGGTATTAAATAAATTATTCGGATTAAATAAAGCTCCTGTTAAAGTGGCCGATTATAATTTATGGATGACGCCATTCGCCATCCTACTTTTGATTTTAATTGCAGCGGCACAATTTTTGAAATATAAAAAAACAGACTCAAAAGAATTTTACAAAAAACTACGTTTCTCTTTTATCGCCTCTCTTATATTTGGATTAGCTTGTAGCATTCCACTTTACTTAGTTAAAGATTTTTCAGCAGCTGAAGGAATCGACAAATGGAATTTAATTTCTTACAGCCTGTTATTTATTGTTGGAGTATTTGCGGTTCTCTCCAATAGCGAATACTGGTTGCGTGTTTTAAAAGGCAAAATCAGTAAATCAGGAGCATCCATCGCACACATAGGTTTCGCCTTAGTACTTATTGGCGCTTTAGTTTCGATTTCCAAAAAACAAACCATTTCCAAAAACACTTCCGGAAAAAAAGTAGAAGGTTTAGGAAAAGGTTTTGATAATAACAGAAGTTTATTTTTACAACAAGGCGATACACTACCACTTGGTCCGTATTTAGTTTCGTTTGAAAGTAAAGAAAGAATTGGGATTGATGTTTATTACAAAGTGAACTACTTTACTCCGGATGAGAATGGAGATCCAAAGTTTGCATTTCAATTGATTCCTAAAATTCAGGACAACCCCCGGATGGGACAAGCAGCTGAACCTGCCACGCGACATTATCTGGATCGTGATGTGTATACAGTAATTACTGCTGCTGATTTAAATGTGGTTGATCCAAAGGCTAAAGATGCTTACAACACTCCAAAAAACTACATTGGTCATATTGGTGATACCATATTTGCCAGCAATGCCATTATTGTTATTGATTCGCTTAAAACAAACCTAACGCAGCAGGAATATGAAAAAACGGATTCATTGTTGGAAGTAACGGCTGTATTGAAAGCCTTTAACTCGAATGGCGATGTTTTTAAAGCATATCCTAAATATATCATTAGAAAAAGTATGATCGTTCCTGAGGTAGATATGATTGAGGAATTAGGCTTGAAATTTTCGTTCTGGAAAATAAATCCGGAAGAAGGAAGTGTTGAGATTACCATGTCGGAAAAAGTAAACAACTCAAAAGATTTTATTGTGATGGAAGCGTATATATTCCCTTATATAAATATTTTGTGGCTGGGATGTTTTGTCATGGCCTTTGGTACCGGCATCTCTGTTGTTGAGCGCTATAAAAAACTAAAATCAAAATCCGAAGCAAGTGGCGCTTAA